One window of Robiginitalea biformata HTCC2501 genomic DNA carries:
- a CDS encoding PorP/SprF family type IX secretion system membrane protein yields MVKSITSFVLVMAAATVFGQQEPLPPDFRQQNLLLVAPNLFNPTLSLDQQAQHRISTWSRWQWQTPDADPTTLLLQYGNRQSDMAFSGGFLQHNTQIFQQTGGFVNFAFSIPFTESINLAFGTNLFAYSQKLSDDSGILQEPILPFPDDNTDFIIQVMPGFTLNVGDFGVGMAFENLFDYSFNYRGAVSENDQKVVMGMARYGFDTGGGTAASPNRFTPLVYFKQIPGFDTQYGINASFSATRYWLQGGYNSFYGPSLGLGGRFFQNLSVGGVVEFASDNAPETDGLTYEFVASYDFGKTDKRKKVVGFDVEEDLEREAELEAARRQAEEEARLVEADSLRLAREAEATRLAEMRRDSLETVRRQEQLLAEQRRQDSIQEAERALALQEEEVTPEKGERYEELAQEGDLEPGYYLIANVFGTKRYYDAFMKQLRDAGLEPGSFYRSSNKYNYVFLRRYDSIEAARRARDSKFSGRYQGDLWILRIR; encoded by the coding sequence ATGGTAAAAAGCATCACGTCCTTCGTGCTGGTAATGGCTGCTGCTACGGTTTTCGGACAACAGGAACCCCTGCCCCCGGATTTCCGGCAACAGAACCTGTTGCTGGTTGCCCCCAACCTGTTTAACCCGACCCTGAGCCTCGACCAGCAGGCCCAACACCGGATCAGTACCTGGTCCCGTTGGCAATGGCAGACCCCGGACGCCGATCCCACGACCTTGCTGCTGCAGTATGGCAACCGGCAGAGCGATATGGCGTTTTCAGGCGGTTTCCTTCAGCATAACACACAGATTTTCCAGCAAACGGGAGGTTTTGTAAACTTTGCCTTCAGTATCCCCTTTACCGAGTCCATCAACCTGGCATTCGGTACGAACCTCTTTGCCTATAGCCAGAAACTATCGGATGACAGCGGAATCCTCCAGGAACCCATTTTGCCGTTTCCGGACGACAATACGGATTTTATCATCCAGGTGATGCCGGGATTCACCCTGAATGTGGGGGATTTCGGTGTGGGAATGGCATTCGAAAACCTGTTTGATTACAGCTTCAACTACCGGGGCGCCGTTTCCGAGAACGACCAGAAGGTCGTTATGGGGATGGCCCGATATGGATTCGATACGGGAGGCGGCACCGCGGCCAGCCCGAACCGGTTTACACCCCTGGTGTACTTTAAGCAAATCCCGGGTTTTGACACCCAATACGGTATCAACGCCTCGTTTTCCGCCACGCGTTACTGGTTGCAGGGCGGATATAACAGTTTTTACGGACCTTCCCTGGGGTTGGGGGGACGCTTTTTCCAAAACCTCTCGGTAGGGGGGGTAGTGGAATTTGCATCGGACAACGCCCCTGAAACGGACGGACTCACATACGAATTTGTGGCCTCCTACGATTTCGGGAAGACGGATAAGCGGAAGAAAGTGGTTGGATTCGATGTGGAGGAAGACCTGGAACGGGAAGCCGAACTCGAAGCTGCCCGCCGGCAGGCCGAAGAGGAAGCCCGACTGGTGGAGGCCGATTCCCTTAGACTGGCCCGGGAGGCAGAAGCGACCCGGCTGGCAGAGATGCGCCGGGATTCCCTGGAAACCGTACGCCGCCAGGAGCAGCTCCTGGCCGAACAGCGGAGGCAGGATTCCATCCAGGAAGCCGAGCGGGCTTTGGCCCTGCAGGAGGAGGAAGTCACGCCCGAGAAAGGAGAGCGGTATGAGGAACTCGCCCAGGAAGGCGACCTGGAGCCCGGCTATTACCTGATAGCCAATGTCTTCGGCACCAAGCGGTATTACGATGCCTTTATGAAGCAATTGCGGGATGCCGGATTGGAGCCCGGATCGTTCTACAGGAGTTCCAACAAATACAATTACGTATTCCTGAGGAGGTACGATTCCATAGAAGCCGCCCGGCGGGCCAGGGACAGCAAATTCTCAGGCAGGTACCAGGGCGACCTGTGGATCCTGAGGATCCGCTGA
- a CDS encoding SixA phosphatase family protein, with translation MKINNCLILLMALMLGLSCKDDPQTATMDPAPGEVTTFYLIRHAEKDRSNPQDADPELTQKGLGRAMHWAEILNEVSLDAIYTTDYERTSMTAAPASVKQDITVQYYDPESLDAEAFKTEHAGQNVLIVGHSNTTPDLANRLLGEDRFSPMDDTDNGSLFIVQVVGSQSTATRLVFNCNCPK, from the coding sequence ATGAAAATAAATAACTGCCTTATCCTCCTAATGGCCCTGATGCTCGGGCTTTCATGCAAGGATGATCCGCAAACGGCAACGATGGACCCCGCGCCGGGAGAAGTCACTACTTTTTACCTGATCCGCCATGCTGAGAAAGATCGCAGCAACCCGCAGGATGCGGATCCGGAATTGACACAAAAGGGGCTCGGCAGGGCCATGCACTGGGCAGAAATCCTCAATGAAGTTTCCCTGGATGCCATCTATACCACGGATTACGAACGCACGTCCATGACGGCCGCCCCGGCTTCCGTCAAACAAGATATCACGGTACAATATTACGACCCCGAGTCCCTGGATGCCGAAGCCTTTAAAACGGAGCATGCAGGGCAGAATGTCCTGATTGTGGGCCACAGCAATACCACGCCCGACCTGGCCAACCGCTTACTGGGCGAAGACCGCTTTTCCCCGATGGACGATACCGATAACGGCTCCTTATTCATCGTACAGGTAGTGGGAAGCCAGTCCACGGCTACCCGATTGGTATTCAATTGCAACTGCCCAAAATAA
- a CDS encoding DUF6503 family protein — MKYVFLILIPVMIMGCRGEKAQADLSAQEIVDRAIEVAGGDRYRESAIQFAFRDRDYVSFRENGKRVLRRITTTDTAVITDSKIGNAFQRLVNDTLQILPDTTSNRLANSVNSVHYFAYLPYGLNDRAVNKELLGRVKLEDSMYYKIRVTFDQEGGGEDFEDVFIYWFHTETFRPDYLAYEYHTDGGGQRFRVAYNDRSVGGIRFQDYRNYKPLVAAPIAAIDSLYTAGKLELLSVIELEDVRVDPDTF; from the coding sequence ATGAAATATGTCTTTTTGATACTGATACCTGTTATGATTATGGGATGCCGGGGAGAGAAGGCCCAGGCGGATCTCTCCGCACAGGAAATCGTCGACCGTGCCATCGAAGTAGCGGGGGGTGACCGCTATCGGGAGAGTGCGATTCAATTCGCCTTCAGGGATCGGGACTACGTCTCCTTTCGTGAAAACGGGAAACGGGTATTGCGCAGGATTACCACCACAGACACGGCTGTGATCACGGACAGCAAAATTGGCAATGCGTTCCAACGGCTGGTAAACGACACCTTGCAGATCCTGCCGGACACCACCAGCAACCGGCTGGCGAACTCGGTAAACTCCGTCCACTATTTTGCCTACCTGCCATACGGCCTGAATGACCGGGCTGTGAACAAGGAACTATTGGGCAGGGTAAAGCTGGAAGATTCCATGTATTATAAAATCCGGGTCACCTTTGACCAGGAAGGCGGGGGAGAGGATTTCGAGGATGTTTTTATCTACTGGTTCCATACGGAGACTTTCCGACCGGACTACCTGGCCTATGAATACCATACTGACGGGGGCGGGCAGCGATTCCGCGTGGCCTATAACGACCGCTCAGTGGGGGGTATCCGCTTTCAGGACTACCGGAACTATAAACCGCTGGTAGCCGCCCCCATTGCAGCCATCGACAGTCTTTACACAGCCGGGAAACTGGAGTTGCTTTCGGTGATTGAGCTGGAGGATGTACGGGTGGACCCGGATACTTTCTGA
- the smpB gene encoding SsrA-binding protein SmpB, translating into MQKQINIKNRRARFDYELLDTYVAGIVLAGTEIKSIRQGKASIAEGFCEFNEDGELFVINMQVDEYSHGSHFNHQPKAARKLLLNKQELGKLHKAVKTSGNTIIPLNLFINDRGLAKLRIALARGKKQYDKRDTIRARESKRQLDRVKKAFNS; encoded by the coding sequence ATGCAGAAACAGATCAACATCAAGAACCGCCGGGCCCGATTCGATTACGAATTGCTGGACACCTACGTAGCGGGTATCGTCCTTGCCGGTACGGAGATCAAATCGATCCGCCAGGGCAAGGCATCCATCGCCGAGGGATTTTGTGAATTCAACGAGGACGGGGAACTGTTTGTGATCAACATGCAGGTAGATGAGTACAGCCACGGGTCCCATTTCAACCACCAGCCCAAGGCTGCCCGAAAACTCCTGCTCAACAAACAGGAACTGGGCAAACTGCACAAGGCGGTAAAAACGAGCGGGAATACGATCATCCCCCTGAACCTGTTTATCAACGACCGCGGCCTGGCCAAACTCCGGATCGCCCTGGCCCGTGGTAAAAAACAATACGATAAACGGGACACCATCAGAGCCCGGGAATCCAAACGGCAGCTCGACCGCGTCAAAAAAGCTTTTAATTCCTGA
- a CDS encoding protein-L-isoaspartate(D-aspartate) O-methyltransferase, translating to MKDTLKHRGKRNQLAGAVAAKGIEDKAVLDAIRAVPRHLFMDSSFEDHAYQDKAFPIAAGQTISQPYTVAYQTSLLGLKPGDKVLEIGTGSGYQTAVLLHLRLRVYTIERQLELFKKTNLFFRRMGYRPKKFVFGDGYKGLPEEAPFDGIIVTAGAPMVPRELLSQLAIGGRMVVPVGEEDQTMMLIRRASKTKFERQAGGAFRFVPMLEDKG from the coding sequence TTGAAGGATACCTTAAAGCACCGTGGGAAGAGGAACCAACTGGCCGGGGCAGTAGCCGCTAAAGGCATAGAGGACAAGGCGGTCCTGGACGCCATTCGCGCCGTTCCCAGGCACCTCTTCATGGACAGCAGTTTTGAGGACCACGCCTACCAGGACAAAGCGTTCCCCATAGCGGCGGGCCAAACGATTTCCCAACCTTATACTGTGGCTTACCAAACTTCTCTGCTGGGCTTGAAACCCGGAGACAAGGTATTGGAGATCGGAACCGGCAGCGGCTACCAGACGGCGGTCCTGCTGCATTTGAGGCTCCGGGTCTACACCATCGAAAGGCAATTGGAGCTCTTTAAAAAAACGAACCTTTTTTTCAGGCGTATGGGGTACCGGCCCAAAAAGTTTGTCTTTGGCGACGGTTACAAAGGCCTCCCCGAAGAGGCCCCCTTTGACGGGATTATCGTAACGGCCGGTGCCCCGATGGTACCCCGGGAATTGCTTTCCCAGCTGGCCATAGGCGGCCGGATGGTGGTGCCGGTAGGGGAGGAAGACCAGACGATGATGCTTATCCGCCGCGCCTCCAAAACAAAATTCGAAAGGCAGGCAGGAGGGGCATTCCGCTTTGTCCCGATGCTGGAGGACAAGGGCTGA
- a CDS encoding Gfo/Idh/MocA family protein, which translates to MIKAGVLGAGHLGKIHLRLLGESPRYELVGFYDPDLVRGKQVSEEFGIRYFDNMGELIDAVDMVDIVTPTLSHYDCASRAIREGRHVFIEKPVTHTYEEAQELMELVEARGVKAQVGHVERFNPAFTAVADAIDSPMFIETHRLAEFNPRGTDVPVVLDLMIHDIDIILSVVRSPVRDIRASGVSVISKSPDIANARIAFENGCVANLTASRISLKNMRKSRFFQRDAYISVDFLERKVEVVKMKDAPSSPGEFDMILQNAEGEKKQIYFENPEIRANNAILDELETFATAIETGGDPVVSLKDGARALDVALRVIRAFDEPARVEPS; encoded by the coding sequence ATGATTAAAGCCGGCGTCTTGGGAGCGGGACATTTGGGAAAAATTCACCTGCGCCTGCTCGGGGAATCCCCCCGATACGAACTCGTCGGGTTTTACGATCCGGACCTCGTGCGGGGCAAGCAGGTTTCGGAGGAATTCGGGATCCGGTATTTCGACAATATGGGCGAATTGATTGACGCCGTGGACATGGTGGATATCGTCACCCCCACGCTTTCGCACTACGATTGCGCCTCCCGGGCCATCCGGGAAGGCCGGCATGTATTTATTGAGAAACCCGTAACCCATACTTACGAAGAAGCGCAGGAGTTGATGGAATTGGTGGAAGCCCGGGGCGTAAAGGCCCAGGTAGGCCATGTAGAGCGTTTTAACCCGGCGTTCACAGCAGTTGCAGATGCCATCGACTCCCCCATGTTCATCGAGACGCATCGCCTGGCAGAATTCAACCCCAGGGGCACCGACGTGCCGGTAGTACTGGATTTGATGATACACGATATCGATATCATCCTGAGCGTTGTCCGGTCTCCGGTTCGCGATATCCGGGCAAGCGGCGTTTCCGTTATCAGCAAGTCCCCGGACATTGCCAACGCGCGGATTGCCTTTGAAAACGGCTGTGTTGCCAACCTCACTGCCAGTCGGATTTCCCTGAAGAATATGCGGAAATCGCGGTTCTTCCAGCGGGATGCCTATATATCGGTGGACTTTTTGGAACGTAAAGTAGAAGTGGTCAAAATGAAAGACGCCCCCTCCTCCCCCGGGGAGTTCGATATGATCCTGCAAAACGCGGAAGGGGAGAAGAAACAGATTTATTTTGAAAACCCGGAAATCCGCGCAAATAATGCCATCCTGGACGAACTGGAAACGTTTGCCACGGCCATCGAAACCGGTGGCGACCCGGTGGTTTCCCTGAAGGACGGCGCCCGGGCGCTGGACGTGGCCCTCCGGGTGATCCGGGCTTTCGACGAGCCCGCCCGCGTGGAACCCTCTTAA
- a CDS encoding 3-hydroxyacyl-CoA dehydrogenase family protein, with amino-acid sequence MKNISVVGAGTMGNGIAHVFAQHDYNVQLIDISEDSLQKGMETIERNLRRMVAKGTIESESVQATLGNIQTHTSLSEGVAGADLVVEAATENAGLKMDVFRELDASAPEDAILASNTSSISITEIAAATGRPEKVIGMHFMNPVPLMQLVEVIRGYSTSDAVTRAVLDLSVKLGKTPTEVNDCPGFVANRILMPMINEAIESLYTGVAGVQEIDTVMKLGMGHPMGPLQLADFIGLDVCLSILDVLSDGFRIPKYAACPLLRKMVTAGKLGVKSGEGFYDYSESRKAERVSRQFS; translated from the coding sequence ATGAAGAACATATCAGTGGTAGGCGCCGGTACGATGGGCAACGGAATTGCCCATGTCTTTGCGCAACACGATTACAATGTCCAACTCATCGATATCTCGGAGGATAGCCTGCAAAAGGGCATGGAAACCATTGAGCGGAACCTCCGGCGCATGGTGGCCAAAGGGACTATCGAATCCGAAAGCGTCCAGGCGACGCTGGGGAATATCCAGACCCATACCTCCCTCTCCGAAGGGGTTGCAGGGGCCGACCTGGTGGTGGAAGCAGCGACGGAAAATGCCGGGCTGAAGATGGATGTTTTCAGGGAATTGGATGCCTCGGCCCCGGAAGATGCGATCCTGGCCAGCAACACTTCTTCAATCTCCATAACGGAAATCGCGGCGGCTACCGGCCGGCCCGAAAAGGTGATCGGCATGCACTTTATGAACCCGGTGCCCCTTATGCAGCTCGTGGAGGTCATCCGCGGGTACAGCACGAGCGATGCGGTAACCCGCGCGGTATTGGACCTCTCCGTGAAATTGGGTAAAACCCCCACCGAGGTCAATGATTGCCCGGGCTTTGTTGCAAACCGCATCCTGATGCCCATGATCAACGAAGCGATTGAATCCCTGTATACGGGCGTGGCCGGGGTGCAGGAAATCGACACGGTGATGAAACTCGGGATGGGCCACCCGATGGGCCCCCTCCAACTGGCCGATTTTATCGGATTGGATGTGTGCCTGTCCATCCTGGACGTACTGAGCGACGGTTTTCGGATCCCCAAATACGCGGCCTGCCCGCTCCTGAGAAAAATGGTCACCGCCGGGAAACTCGGGGTAAAATCCGGGGAAGGCTTTTACGACTATTCCGAGTCGCGGAAAGCCGAACGCGTATCCCGGCAGTTCAGCTGA
- a CDS encoding DUF1015 domain-containing protein: MPEALPFAAIRPAVDKAPFVVSRSWDDYPPRDRTAEMRANPFSFLHIIDPGFKFNTPLKGSRRHEMVRNRYLEFLEEGILVKESQPCYYIYESSRPGFTCRGIFCATPTSRYRDGSIRRHEDTIRRREVLFADYLEQVRFNAEPVLLTYPDNPAVDAETAAICRGKPLYHFTTPDRVEHRMWVVRDESRIRAIREAFAGIPVVYIADGHHRSASSDLLARRLQENNPDHHGKEPYNYFMSYLIPESQVRIRAFHRVLTDLGDLQPADILLQLDAAFRIRPLGTQPYEPTRKHVFSMYLDGAFYELHLRKSARPRESALDNLDVCLLNEKVLKPVFGITDPRRDRRLQYRCWEHPALELKAAVDSGLFAVGFGLVPVSMEEIRNVADSGQTMPPKSTFLEPKLRSGLTIYDI, from the coding sequence ATGCCAGAAGCACTCCCTTTTGCAGCCATCCGACCTGCCGTAGACAAGGCCCCATTCGTGGTTTCCCGCTCCTGGGACGATTACCCGCCGAGGGACCGGACGGCCGAAATGCGCGCCAACCCGTTCTCCTTCCTGCATATCATCGACCCGGGTTTTAAATTCAACACCCCGCTGAAAGGCAGCCGGCGCCATGAGATGGTCCGCAACCGGTACCTGGAATTTCTGGAAGAAGGTATCCTCGTAAAGGAGAGCCAGCCCTGTTATTACATCTATGAGAGTTCGCGCCCCGGGTTTACCTGTCGGGGAATTTTTTGTGCCACACCCACTTCCCGATACCGGGACGGCAGCATCCGCCGGCACGAAGACACCATCCGCCGGCGGGAGGTGTTATTTGCGGATTACCTGGAACAGGTGCGATTTAACGCGGAACCCGTCCTGCTCACCTACCCGGACAACCCGGCGGTGGACGCTGAAACAGCCGCTATCTGCCGTGGAAAACCCCTGTACCATTTTACCACACCGGACCGGGTGGAACACCGGATGTGGGTGGTGCGGGACGAATCCCGGATTCGCGCCATCCGGGAGGCCTTTGCGGGTATCCCCGTGGTATATATCGCAGACGGCCACCACCGGAGCGCCTCCTCCGACCTGCTGGCGCGGAGGCTGCAGGAAAACAACCCGGATCATCACGGCAAGGAGCCCTACAACTATTTCATGAGCTATCTGATCCCGGAGTCCCAGGTGCGTATCCGGGCCTTCCACCGGGTGCTGACCGACCTCGGCGATTTGCAACCTGCCGATATCCTGCTGCAACTCGATGCGGCATTCCGGATTCGGCCCCTGGGAACCCAACCATACGAGCCGACCCGAAAACACGTATTCTCCATGTACCTGGATGGCGCCTTTTACGAGCTGCATTTGCGCAAATCGGCCCGGCCCCGGGAATCCGCCCTGGACAACCTGGATGTCTGCCTCCTGAACGAGAAGGTACTCAAACCGGTTTTCGGCATTACCGATCCGCGCCGGGACCGGCGGCTCCAGTATCGGTGCTGGGAGCACCCGGCACTGGAACTCAAAGCAGCGGTGGACAGCGGGCTGTTCGCTGTGGGCTTCGGGTTGGTACCCGTGAGTATGGAGGAAATCCGGAATGTGGCGGACAGCGGGCAGACCATGCCGCCTAAAAGCACCTTTTTGGAACCTAAATTACGCAGTGGCCTGACTATTTATGATATTTGA
- a CDS encoding YggS family pyridoxal phosphate-dependent enzyme, whose amino-acid sequence MEIAKRLAELKESLPDGVTLVAVSKTKDDSAIMEAYEAGHRVFGENRVQELTAKYERLPKDIQWHMIGHLQRNKVKYLAPFVSLIQGVDSPRLLREIDKRGRQAGRVIDCLLQVHIAEEDSKFGFDREELEELLAGGSLREMEHVRVRGMMGMATFTDNTAQVRREFASLKALYDRWLEADPRADILSMGMSGDYRIALEEGSNMVRIGSSIFGARD is encoded by the coding sequence ATGGAAATAGCGAAAAGACTTGCGGAACTGAAGGAATCCCTGCCGGATGGCGTTACCCTGGTGGCCGTGTCCAAAACCAAGGACGATTCGGCCATCATGGAGGCGTACGAGGCAGGGCATCGCGTTTTCGGCGAGAACCGGGTACAGGAACTCACGGCCAAGTACGAACGCCTCCCCAAGGACATCCAATGGCATATGATCGGGCACCTGCAACGCAACAAGGTAAAGTACCTCGCGCCGTTTGTCAGCCTGATCCAGGGGGTGGACAGCCCGCGCCTGTTACGTGAAATCGACAAACGCGGCCGACAGGCCGGTCGGGTCATCGACTGCCTGCTGCAGGTACATATCGCCGAGGAGGACAGCAAATTTGGCTTCGACCGGGAGGAACTCGAGGAGTTGCTCGCAGGCGGGTCGCTCAGGGAGATGGAACATGTACGGGTTCGCGGGATGATGGGCATGGCGACATTTACGGATAATACCGCCCAGGTACGCCGGGAATTTGCCAGTTTAAAAGCATTGTACGACAGGTGGCTGGAAGCCGACCCCCGGGCAGACATCCTTTCCATGGGGATGAGCGGGGACTACCGCATTGCCCTGGAGGAGGGAAGCAACATGGTCCGGATCGGAAGCAGTATCTTTGGCGCCAGGGATTAA
- a CDS encoding exonuclease domain-containing protein, whose amino-acid sequence MTYAVLDIETTGGKFDEEGITEIAIHRFDGHEVVDTFISLINPERPIQPYVQKLTGIDPKMVQTAPRFHQVAKRIVEITRDSVLVAHNAQFDYRILRTEFRRLGYNFERKTLCTVDLSQRLIPDAESHSLGKLVRSLGIPVSNRHRANGDALATLKLLQHLLDRDTGKTITSEVIRAETLGELSNRQLRFVEEAPDSVGVYYLYDKDGNLLYLDGTRDMKRSLNRHFTGESPHSRALRKLTREVRFEKTGSELIARLKAFAEVRENKPSYRPRKKGRQVTPGTALHINGDRFPLGECDLLLVDTGRSEGERAAVRIGQEGVKGMGYFGLNHQINNIPILENLLTPIADPRGGLGIVAAYLKDQKVLRIVELNESS is encoded by the coding sequence TTGACGTACGCCGTACTCGACATAGAAACCACCGGGGGAAAATTTGACGAAGAAGGGATTACCGAAATCGCTATCCACCGCTTTGACGGCCATGAGGTGGTGGATACTTTTATCAGCCTGATCAACCCGGAACGCCCAATCCAGCCTTATGTTCAGAAACTCACCGGCATCGACCCGAAAATGGTGCAGACCGCCCCGCGATTCCACCAGGTTGCCAAGCGGATAGTTGAAATTACGCGCGACAGCGTGCTGGTAGCCCACAACGCCCAGTTCGACTACCGGATCCTGCGTACGGAATTCAGGCGGCTCGGGTATAATTTCGAGCGGAAAACCCTGTGTACGGTCGATTTGTCCCAGCGGCTGATCCCCGATGCGGAATCGCACAGCCTGGGCAAACTCGTCCGGTCGCTCGGCATCCCGGTCAGCAATCGCCACCGGGCCAACGGGGACGCCCTGGCTACCTTGAAATTATTGCAACACCTGCTGGATCGGGATACCGGCAAGACCATCACCTCGGAGGTGATCCGTGCAGAAACCCTTGGGGAACTCTCCAACCGCCAACTCCGATTTGTGGAGGAGGCCCCGGATTCCGTGGGCGTTTATTACCTGTACGATAAAGATGGCAACCTGTTGTACCTGGATGGAACGCGCGACATGAAACGCAGCCTGAACCGGCACTTTACCGGGGAGAGCCCGCATTCCAGAGCACTGCGGAAACTGACCCGCGAGGTGCGTTTCGAAAAAACCGGAAGCGAATTGATCGCCAGGCTGAAGGCATTTGCCGAGGTCCGGGAAAACAAACCGTCCTACCGACCCAGGAAAAAAGGCCGGCAGGTGACCCCCGGGACGGCCCTCCATATCAACGGGGACCGGTTTCCCCTTGGGGAATGCGATTTATTGCTGGTGGATACCGGGAGGTCCGAGGGAGAGCGTGCCGCAGTTCGCATCGGACAGGAAGGCGTAAAAGGCATGGGGTACTTTGGGCTGAACCATCAAATCAATAATATTCCTATCTTAGAGAATCTGTTGACCCCAATTGCCGACCCCCGGGGCGGTTTGGGCATTGTTGCCGCCTACCTGAAGGATCAGAAGGTCCTGCGGATTGTAGAACTCAACGAATCCTCTTGA
- a CDS encoding ion transporter — MKDSDNNFGWKRKLHEIIYEADTPEGKWFDLILFAVIILSVLLVMLESVAEFDAKYHRELLALEWVVTIFFTIEYIARVVCIRKPTSYIFSFYGIIDFLSTIPLYVSYIFAGSQVLLAVRALRLLRIFRILKLVQFIGEASQLKSALKASRAKIFVFIYAVLILSVILGTIMYMIEGDEAGFTSIPRSIYWTIVTLTTVGFGDITPQTTLGQLIATIIMVLGYGIIAVPTGIVTVEYGRQKREGTASKEPVVHLNTQSCPDCAVGGHRDGAEFCFNCGARL; from the coding sequence TTGAAAGACTCCGACAACAATTTCGGCTGGAAGCGCAAGCTCCACGAAATCATCTACGAAGCCGACACCCCGGAAGGGAAATGGTTTGACCTGATCCTGTTTGCGGTGATCATCCTGAGTGTGCTCCTGGTTATGCTGGAAAGCGTCGCGGAATTCGACGCCAAGTACCACCGGGAGTTGCTGGCGCTGGAATGGGTAGTGACGATATTTTTTACCATCGAATACATTGCCCGGGTGGTGTGCATCCGGAAGCCAACCAGCTATATTTTCAGTTTTTACGGCATCATCGATTTCCTCTCCACCATCCCCCTGTATGTTTCCTATATATTTGCCGGCTCCCAGGTACTGCTGGCCGTTAGGGCCCTGCGCCTGCTGCGTATTTTCCGGATCCTGAAACTCGTGCAGTTTATCGGGGAGGCCTCCCAGCTGAAATCTGCCTTGAAGGCGAGCCGGGCCAAGATCTTTGTCTTTATCTATGCGGTATTGATCCTCTCCGTGATCCTGGGCACCATCATGTACATGATCGAAGGGGACGAAGCCGGCTTCACGAGCATCCCGCGCAGCATTTACTGGACGATAGTCACGCTCACCACGGTGGGATTCGGGGATATTACCCCCCAGACAACACTGGGCCAGCTGATCGCCACGATCATTATGGTGCTGGGATATGGCATCATTGCGGTCCCCACAGGCATCGTGACGGTGGAGTACGGCAGACAGAAGCGGGAAGGAACGGCCTCCAAAGAGCCGGTTGTCCACCTGAATACCCAATCCTGCCCTGACTGCGCCGTCGGGGGACACCGGGACGGGGCGGAATTCTGCTTTAATTGCGGGGCCCGGTTGTGA
- the miaA gene encoding tRNA (adenosine(37)-N6)-dimethylallyltransferase MiaA: MGKVLISIGGPTGIGKTTWAIGLARHYRAEILSADSRQFYREIPIGTASPTLSEQEQAPHHFVGHLSVHDTYSVGDFRRDALERLRNLFKTHDIAILVGGSGLYLDAVTRGLDEFPEVEARIRRELNALWQDQGLGALQEMLREKDPEYYSAVDRQNPHRLIRALEVCLVAGRPYSSFLGKRKAPEFFKTIRLGIDAPRETVYRRIEQRVQAMVKAGLEAEARSLYPYRDLNALQTVGYQEFFAYFDGKYDRDTALEEIAKNTRRFAKRQLTWFRKDPEIHWIPYDAPLDQAIEYIDAQMKNLRHG, from the coding sequence ATGGGAAAGGTGCTGATCTCCATCGGCGGCCCTACCGGTATCGGCAAGACCACCTGGGCCATCGGCCTGGCCCGGCATTACCGGGCCGAGATCCTCTCCGCGGATTCCCGGCAGTTCTACAGGGAAATCCCCATCGGGACCGCCAGCCCGACATTGTCTGAACAGGAACAGGCGCCCCACCACTTCGTAGGACACCTCTCCGTACACGATACCTATTCCGTCGGGGACTTCCGGCGGGATGCCCTGGAACGCCTCCGGAACCTGTTTAAAACCCATGATATAGCAATCCTTGTCGGGGGGAGCGGCCTCTACCTGGATGCGGTAACACGCGGACTGGACGAATTCCCGGAGGTGGAAGCCAGGATCCGCCGGGAACTCAATGCGCTTTGGCAGGATCAGGGCCTGGGGGCCCTGCAGGAGATGCTGCGCGAAAAAGACCCCGAGTATTATTCCGCGGTAGACCGGCAAAATCCGCACCGGCTGATCCGCGCCCTGGAGGTATGCCTGGTTGCCGGTCGGCCTTACAGTTCATTCCTGGGCAAACGAAAGGCCCCGGAATTTTTCAAAACGATTCGCCTGGGTATCGATGCCCCTAGGGAAACGGTTTACCGCAGGATTGAACAGCGGGTGCAGGCCATGGTGAAAGCGGGCCTGGAAGCCGAAGCCCGGTCGCTCTACCCCTACCGGGACCTCAATGCACTGCAAACGGTGGGGTATCAGGAATTTTTTGCATATTTCGATGGGAAATACGACCGGGATACCGCCCTGGAGGAAATTGCCAAAAACACGCGGCGCTTTGCGAAAAGACAGCTGACGTGGTTCCGGAAAGATCCCGAAATCCATTGGATCCCCTATGATGCCCCCCTGGACCAGGCCATTGAATATATTGACGCACAAATGAAAAATCTGCGCCATGGATAG